AGCGGAAGGAAGAGCTTGAGGCTACCTTCGGCTCGTTCGCAAGGGCTTATCGCGCTGCGCATGGTCGCCTCGACCAGGCCGCTGTCGATGCCTCGCGGACTCAGCGGTCCGACGACGTCCTGGTTTACCTGGCGCTTCAGACATTCCGTCGACGAAAGCCCTATCGGCATTTGGAGATCGGTCTCCAACGCGACGTGAAGGCATTCTTCGGCGACTATGGCTCAGCCACCGAGATGGCGGGCCGCCTGCTCAGAGAGGCAGCCAATCCGCAGTCACTGTCCGTCGCGTGTCAGACCGCCAGCGAGACCATCGGGGGATGGCTGGTCGACGACCACTACTACCAGGTCCACAGCTCCCTGATCGGCCGATTGCCTGCGGTCTTGAGAATCTACATCGGCTGCGCGGGCGTGCTGTACGGCGATATGGCTATAGCCGACATCGTCAAAATTCACATCGCCTCGGGCAAGGTGACAGTCATCCAGTGCGATGATTTCTCTGCGCCGCTCCCTCGGATCATTGAGCGGGTCAAAGTGAGCCTGCGAAACCAAGAAGTCCGCATGTTTAGCTACGGCGAGGCGACAGGGTATGAGCCGCCCATCCTCTACATGAAGTCTCGCTTCATGAACGAAGAAATGACGGGTTATGCGGAACAGCTTGAATTCGATGAGCAGATAGGTCTGATCACCAAGGTCAACGAGGATTCCCGCGGTCCATCCATGGAAGAACTGCTGACAAAGGTCAGGCAGGCGGGCCTGAAGATCGCTGGCAATGCTCTGGTCAAGGACGACCACCCCCCTGCGCTCGACGACCCCTGCGGCTCCAACCTAACGTACCGAGACCTGATCATCTGCGGCGAGACGGCATTGCGGACCGGACTCCCAAACCTGCCCAAGTCGCTCGAGAGCTACAAGGCGCTACGCGAGCTGGCCGAGAACGTCCTGGACCCCGTCATCGACTGGTACGGCGCTATTCAACTGACATATGGGTTTTGCTCGCCGGAGCTGGCGAAGAAGATACCGGGACGCATCTCGGCTCCACCAGCCCCTTCACACGCCGAATCCATCGACTGGCCTAGCACAGTCGACTGTGGAGCGCAAGGTAACGCTTGCAATGGAGTGGCGTGGATATCCAGAAGACATAAGTAAAAAGGCCGCTAACCCTGTGGATTAGCGACCTGCCGTCACCGGCTAAGAATGTCTGTTTGGCGACAACTTTCTTAGCCCAGGCAGGCCGCACTGTCAACGGAAAACCGTGAGGTTTCCGAACGGGTTAACTCGTCCCTTTTTTCTACCGTCGTGATGTTGATCCACGTTCCTCCTTGGAGGGGCGATGCATAAATCCGAGTACATGCGGTCTCTGTATGAGGCCAGCTTTCACGCATCCCATGCGTTGGGCTCGCAGAGCCGGACGCTGGAAGCGGCTATTGTCGAGGCGCGCAAGAAGCATGCGCCGGCTCTGATCGGCGCCAGCCTGGAACGTTACCGGCCTTCCCAGCAGGAGGACAGGCCGGTCGCGGTCGTTTGCACCAGGCGCCAGCGTGGGCCATCGC
This is a stretch of genomic DNA from Magnetospirillum gryphiswaldense MSR-1 v2. It encodes these proteins:
- a CDS encoding DNA phosphorothioation-associated putative methyltransferase; this translates as MAPGTFLAFKDQDAEQRFQLTRSRARQFSSISVPRLLRPPKPARLVKPPKEPRQKVVREPKAPRLPKPGPWEVCPEAFDGLRRKWMELGREPGLDEIERKEELEATFGSFARAYRAAHGRLDQAAVDASRTQRSDDVLVYLALQTFRRRKPYRHLEIGLQRDVKAFFGDYGSATEMAGRLLREAANPQSLSVACQTASETIGGWLVDDHYYQVHSSLIGRLPAVLRIYIGCAGVLYGDMAIADIVKIHIASGKVTVIQCDDFSAPLPRIIERVKVSLRNQEVRMFSYGEATGYEPPILYMKSRFMNEEMTGYAEQLEFDEQIGLITKVNEDSRGPSMEELLTKVRQAGLKIAGNALVKDDHPPALDDPCGSNLTYRDLIICGETALRTGLPNLPKSLESYKALRELAENVLDPVIDWYGAIQLTYGFCSPELAKKIPGRISAPPAPSHAESIDWPSTVDCGAQGNACNGVAWISRRHK